The following nucleotide sequence is from Dyella sp. BiH032.
CCTGCATCCGTCCGGCACGCTGACCGAAGCAACCTCCCTCAAGAGCGAGCGCAGCCTGCAAGGCATCGAGATCTCGCCCGCGGCCTGGCCGCAGCAGGACTGGTGGACCGCCCTGGGCGACCGCCAGCTCGGCGCGCTGATCGACGAGGCGCTGCGCGACAACCCCGGTCTGGCCGCTGCGGATGCGCGTGCGCAGCAGGCCCAGGCCGCTGCCGGCGTCGCGGACGCAGCGCGCGGCCCGACGGTGAACGCGGGTGCCAGCATCGCTGGCGCCCGTCCGCCGGATGGACTGCTCGGCGAGAAGGGAAGCTTCGCCTGGGCCAAGTACGGCTATGCCAGCTTCAACTGGGGCCTGGATCCGTGGGGCGGCAAGCGTGCCGCCTGGGAAGCGGCGCTCGGTGCGGCCCGCGCGGCCGAGATCGACCGCCAGGCCGCCCGCATCGAACTGTCGACCAATGTTGCTCGCGCCTACACCCAGCTTGGCTACGCCTACGCCCAGCAGGACGTCGCCAACGCGGAGCTGGAGCGCGCCAGCCGCGCGCGCGATCTCACTCGCCAGCGCGTCAGTGCCGGTATCGACAACCAGCTCCAGCTCAAGCAGGCCGACACGGAAGTCGCCACCGCCGAACAGCAGCTGGCCGCCGCCAACCGCTCCATCGATGCGGCGCGCTCCGCGTTGTCGGTGCTGCTGGGCAAAGGACCGGATCGCGGCCTGGACATCGATCGTCCGCAGGCGTTGAAGCCTTCCGCGCTGATGGTGCCCGGCAATCTGCCGGTCGACTTGATTGGCCATCGCGCCGACCTGGTCGCCGCGCGCTGGCGCGTCGAAGCGGCGAGCAAGGACATCAAGGCCGCCAAGACCGAATTCATGCCGAACGTGAGCATCGGCGCCATGGCCGGCCTGCTCAACCTGGGCGGCGGCAACCTTTTCAGCCTGCGCAACCGCTTCTACGAGCTGGCGCCGTCGGTAAGCCTGCCCATCTTCGACGGCGGCCGCCTGCGTGCGAACCTCGCCGGCAAGGATGCGCAATACGACCTGGCCGTCGCGCAGTACAACCAGACGCTGGTCGCCGCCACCAACGAAGTGGCCGACGACTACAACGCCCTGCAGTCGGCGCAGCAGCAGATCGACGCGCAGCAGCGCGCGCTCGACGCGGCTACGCAGGCCTGGCAACTGTCCGAGCAGCGCTACAAGGCCGGCATCGGCAATTACCTCGAAGCGCTGATCGTGCGCCAGCAGCTGCTGCAGGCCCAGCAGCGCATGGCGGCACTGCAGTCGCAGCAGGTCGACCTTTCGGTGCAATTGATCCAGGCGCTCGGTGGCGGCTTCCGTCCGCAGGGCGATACGCATGCGCTGGCCGACGCGCCCGCCTCTTCTTCTTCCGTCTCCACACGTTCTCTCTGAAGGCTTTTCGCCATGTCTAGCCAAACCCCGCTCGCGGCCGACAGCGCCGCTCCCCAGCCGCCGAAGAATCGCCGCGGCTTCATGCTCCGACTGCTCGGCGTGGTGGTGATCCTCGCCGCCGCCGGCTGGACCGCGTGGTACTTCCTCGACGGCCGCTGGTACGAAGGCACCGACGACGCCTACGTCAACGGCAACGTGGTGCAGATCACCCCGCAGGTGCCGGGCACCGTGGTCACCATCGGCGCCGACGATGGCGACCTGGTGCACGCCGGCGACGTACTGGTGAAGCTCGACCCGAGCAACACCGAAGTGGCCCTGGCCGAAGCCAAGGCCAGCCTGGCCGGCACCGTCCGTCGCGTGCGCGGCCTGTACAGCAATGTATCGGGCGCACAGGCCGACGTCGCCGCGCGCAAGGTCGCGGTGGACAAGGCGCGTGCGGACTACAACCGCCGCCGCGATCTCGCCAAGTCCGGTGCGATCTCCGCCGAAGAGCTTTCGCACGCACAGGACACCCTGACCGCGGCCGAGAGCGCGTTGATCGCCTCGCAGCAGCAGTACGAGACCAGCAAGGTGCTGGTCGACGACACCGTGGTCGCCTCGCACCCGGACGTGCAGGCCGCCGCCGCCAAGCTGCGCGCCGCGTACCTGGACAACTTGCGCACCACGATCGTCGCGCCGGTCGACGGCTACGTCGCCAAGCGCTCGGTGCAGCTGGGCCAGCGCGTCGCCACCGGCGCACCGCTGATGGCCGTGGTGCCGCTGCACCAGGTGTGGATCGACGCGAACTTCAAGGAAACGCAGCTCACCCACATGCGCATCGGGCAGCCGGTGGAGATCCGCGCCGACGTCTATGGCGGCAAAGTGACCTACAAGGGCCACGTGCAGAGCCTGGGCGTGGGCACGGGCAGCGCTTTCTCGCTGCTGCCGGCGCAGAACGCCACCGGCAACTGGATCAAGATCGTGCAGCGCGTACCCGTTCGCGTGTTCTTCGACGACCTCAAGCAGCTCGACGAACACCCGCTGCGCATCGGCCTGTCCACCGACGTGGAGGTGAGCCTGCACGACCAGAGCGGCCCGATGCTGGCCAGGCAGGCCCCAAGCCAGCCGGCCTTCAATACCGACGTCTACGCCAAACAATTGGCCGCGGCGGACAGTGCCATCAGCCAGATCATCCACGCCAACATGGCCGGCCAGAAGTAAGCGGGAAGCCGCAAGCGGCGGGCCTCCGGGCTCGCCGCCTCCTTTCCCCACTCTGCCGGCGCGCACACCATGAATACTCAATTCCGTCCCCCCAACATGGCGCTGACCACGGTCGGCCTCTCGTTGGCGACTTTCATGCAGGTGCTGGACACCACCATCGCCAACGTGTCGCTGCCGACCATCGCCGGCAACCTCGGCGTGAGCGTGAACCAGAGCACCTGGGTCATCACCTCGTTCGCGGTGAGCATGGCCATCTCGTTGCCGCTTACCGGCTTTCTCACCCGCCGCTTCGGCGAGGTGAAGATGTTCATCTGGTCCACCCTGCTGTTCTCGCTCGCCTCGTTCCTGTGCGGCATCTCGCAGAGCATGGGCATGCTGATCCTGTTCCGCGCCATCCAGGGCGCGGTGGCCGGCCCGATGTATCCGGTCACGCAGGCGCTGCTTATCTCCATCTATCCACCCGCCAAGCGCGGCATGGCGCTCGCGCTGCTGGCCATGGTGACCGTGGTGGCGCCGATCGCCGGCCCGATCCTGGGCGGCTGGATCACGGACAACTACTCGTGGCCGTGGATCTTCTTCATCAACGTGCCGATCGGCGTGTTCGCCAGCATGGTCATCGGCGCGCAGATGAAGGAGCGCAAGGACGTCACCTCGCGTCCGAAGATGGACTATGTCGGGCTCATCACGCTGATCGTCGGCGTGGGCGCCCTGCAGATCGTGCTGGACAAGGGCAACGACGAAGACTGGTTCAACTCCGCCTTCATCGTGGCCACCAGCATCATCGCGGTGCTGGGCCTTGCGGTGTTCCTGATCTGGGAGCTCACCGACAAGGAGCCGATCGTCGACCTGCGCCTGTTCCGCCACCGCAATTTCCGCATGGGCACGCTCTCGCTGGTGCTGGCTTACGCGGCGTTCTTCGCGATCGGCCTGCTGGTGCCGCAGTGGATGCAGCGCAACCTCGGCTACACCTCCACCTGGGCAGGTTTCGCGAGCGCGCCGCTGGGCATCCTGCCGGTGCTGCTGACCTTCGTGGTGGGCAAGTACTCGACCAAGTTCGACCTGCGCCTGATCGCATCGCTGTCGTTCCTGGTGATGGGCGGGACGAGCTTCCTGCGCTCGGAATTCTTCCTGGACATCGACTTCATGCACATCGCCGGCGTGCAGCTGCTGCAGGGCCTGGGCGTGGCGCTGTTCTTCATGCCGGTGACCACCATCCTGCTGTCGGATCTGCAGCCGCACGAGATCGCGGCGGGCGGCGGCCTGGCGACGTTCCTGCGTACGCTGGGCGCCAGCTTCTCGGCCTCGCTGACCACCTTCATGTGGGACCACCGCGCAATCGTGCACCACGCGCACCTGACCGAGCGCATCACGCCCTACGACCCGACCGCGACCCAGGCGTTGAGCACGCTGGGCGGCGGCGATCCGCAGGCCGCGGCGGCGGTGGTGAACCAGATGATCACGCAGCAGGGCTACCAGATCTCGTTCAACGAGGTGTTCCACGTGTTGGGCTGGATCTTCGTCAGCCTTGTCGTGGTGGTCTGGATGACTCGTCCGCCATTTACCGCCAAGGCCGGTCCGGCGGCGGGCGGCGGGCATTGAGCGGGACGCAAAACGACAACGGCCCCTTGCGGGGCCGTTGCCACATTCGGCGCTGTCGCGCGTTTCAGAACTCGAAGCCCACGCCGACCAGGGCCATGGTCTCGCCGCGATTGGGGCCGTGCGTGCCGCCGTTGGAAATGTGCCGGACCTGGAAGCTGAGGTACTTGCCTTGCCAGCCCACCGTATTGACGAACTCACCCACGCTGCTCAGCGCCATCGTGCGGCCTTTCTGCACGGCGCCTTGCAGGCTGTAGAAGAAGCCGTGGTACCAGTCGCTGTCGGTGCCGTAGCGGAAGCGCGCGCCGCCAGCGACCAGCCACACATCGTCGCCGGTGTCGTAGCGGTTGCCGCTGTAGCGCTTCAGGGACCGGCCGTCGATCCAGCCGGCAGATACATCCGGCGCCCAGGTAAAGCGGGAGCTGCCGATGGGATGCTCGTCGAACACGGCTTCGACGAAGGCGGCGTTAGTGCCATGGGAGTCGGTATAGCTGCGGCCGCCCTGGACTTCGAGACGGGTTGCCGCGGTGGCGGCGGAAGTTGCGCCGGCCAGGGCCAGCGCCAGGACGCCAAGACAAAGTTTCTGGGAACGCATGGGGTGCCTTTTGGGGGACAGTTCTTTTATGAACTATATGGTTCAATAAGTGTCGTCGATCCAGGGTGAACTCGTAAATCCTACCTTCGTTCGACTCACTGTTTCCAAAAGTGCACCAATGATTTACCCGGATGGTTATTGAATCCATTCTGCAACCCGGATAAAACCTTCTCCCACCCCACCCCCACATTTTCTCCGGATCAAACGTCATGCACCCCAGTCAGAGCCAGAGCTGCACCGCCTTTGATGGCCATCGCCTGATCGCCTCGGGTTCGCTACGCGACGTGGCGCTCGCCACCAAGCACGCGATCGATGCCGGCGCCAAGGGTCCCGTGCTCGTATTCGACGACCAGACCAGCCTGCCCGTCGAGATCGATTTCCGCGGTACCCCGGAAGACGTCCTGTCCCGCCTCGGCCTCGCCGCGCCCGAAGCGGCGCCGCGCGGCCCCGGCCGGCCACGCCTCGGCGTGGTGGCACGCGAAGTTACCTTGCTGCCGCGCCATTGGGAATGGCTCGCAGCGCAACCCGGCGGCGCGTCCGCGACGCTGCGCCGCCTCGTGGAAGAAGCCCGCCGTGGCGGCGCCGACCGCGCACGCCGCTCCGGCGAAGCGCTGGACCGCTTCATGCAGGCCATGGCCGGCGACCTGCCGCACTACGAAGAGGCCTCGCGCGCCTATTGGCGCGGCGAACGGGACCATTTCGATCACCTGATCGAGGCATGGCCGGCCGATGTGCGCGATCATGCGCGCCGCCTCGCGGCGGTCGCGTGGGACGACGCCAGCGTCGTCGCCTGACCACGCGATCGTCTCCACTCCACGCTCCGGGCCTCCATGTCGCCACCCGCACGCCAGCCATCGCTCACCGAAGGGCCCATCGCCCGCACCCTGCTGCTGTTCGCGCTGCCCATCCTGGGCAGCACGGTGCTGCAGTCGCTCAACGCGTCCGTCAATGCGATGTGGATCGGTCATTTCCTGGGCGAGTCCGCGCTGAGCGCGATCAGCAACGCCAGCCTCATCGTGTTCCTGCTGCTCACCGCCGTGTTCGGGGTGAGCATGGCCAGCACCATCCTGGTCGGGCAGAGCCTGGGCGCGCGCAACATGGTGGAAGCCAAGCGCGTGGTCGGCACCGGCGTGAGCTTCTTCGTGGCGCTGTCGACGCTGGTGTCCGTGCTCGGCTTCTTCAACACCGCGTGGATGCTGGAGCAGCTGGGCACGCCGGCGGACGCGATGCCCTTCGCCGTGCCCTACCTGCGCATGGTCTTCATCGCCATGCCGTCGATGTACTTCTACAACTTCCTGATGATGACGCTGCGCGGCGCGGGCGACGCACGCACACCCTTCGTCTTCATGGGCATGTCGGTGCTGCTGGACATCGCGCTCAACCCGCTCTTCATGTTCGGGTGGGGCCCGGTGCCGGCCATGGGCACGGCCGGTTCCGGCTTTGCCACGCTGATCTCGCAGAGCGTGGCGCTGGTCGCGCTGCTGGCCACCCTGTATCGCCGCAAGCACTTCCTGCGCCTGACCGGCGACGAACTGGCTTACCTCCGGCCGGACCCGGCGATCCTGCGCGCGCTGATCTTCAAGGGCCTGCCGATGGGCCTGCAGATGATCGTTATCTCGTCCTCGGCCATGCTGATGATGCGCCTGGTCAATGGCTTCGGTTCGCAGACCACGGCCGCGTACGGCGCCGCCACTCAGCTATGGACCTACGTGCAGATGCCGGCCATGGCGATCGGCGCGGCGGTCTCGTCCATGGCGGCGCAGAACGTGGGCGCACGCCTGTGGGACCGCGTGCACCGCATCGCACGGGTGGGCGTGGCATACAACTTCCTGCTCGGCGGTTCGCTGATCGGGTTGATCTACCTGTTCAACCGCGGCGCCCTGCACCTGTTCCTGCCCGGCGACGGCGAGGCGCTGGCCCTGGCGCAGCATCTGAACATGATCGCGGTGTGGTCGTTCCTGTTCTTCGGCGTCACCTTCGTGCTGTTCGGCGTGGTGCGTTCCACCGGCGCGGTATGGCCGCCGCTGATCGTGCTGTTCATTTCCATGTGGCTGATCCGTCCGCCATTCGCTTTCGCGCTGATGCCGCGCCTCGGCGCCGACGCCATCTGGTGGAGCTTCCCGCTCGGCTCGCTGGCGTCGATGCTGATGGCGCTGGGCTATTACCGCTGGGGCGGCTGGCATCGCGCGCACATGCTCGCCGAACCCGCCGGCACGCCCGCGCCCAAGCCCGCCCAGGTGCCGCAGGCAGCCGCGGAACTGGCCGAGTAAGCGCCGGCTGCCACGCGGCTGTCATGCCGCGTGCCTAACGTGCGGCGGATGACGGGTCTCATTCCACGCAGCCGCCGGCGCGCATGAAGTCCTCGCGACGCCGTTTCCTGCTCGGTGCGGGCAGCCTGCTCGCCTATCCGCTGCTGGGCGACGCGCCACGCGCATCGCCGGCCATGTCGATGCCGGAAGGGCGCATGGCGCCGCAGCTCGCCGAACCTTCCAAGCCGCTAGTGAATCCGGCCACGCTGGCGCGCTTCGTCGATGCGCTGCCGATTCCGCCGGTGGCACGCGCGGACACGCACCGTACGCACCCGGCTTATCCCGGCCGTCAGTTGCCCTGCTATCGCATGGACATGCGCGCCTTCGCCACGCGCCTGCACCGCGACCTGCCGCCGACGACGCTCTGGGGTTACCAGGGTTCGTTCCCCGGTCCCACGCTGGAAGCCATGCGCGGCGAGCCCTTCCTGGTGGAATGGGCCAATGCCTTGCCGTCCCGTCACTTGCTGCCGGTCGACCATACGATCCACGGGGCGGAGAAGCATCAGCCGGAAGTCCGCACCATCACCCATGTGCATGGCGCGCGCGTTCCCGCGGACAGCGACGGTTGGCCGGAGGACGCCTACCCGCCCGGTCGCTCGCTGCTTTGCCACTATCCCAATGCGCAGGACGCGGCGACGCTCTGGTATCACGACCACGCCATGGGCATCACTCGCCTGAATATCTATGCGGGATTGCTCGGGGCCTATCTGTTGCGCGATCCGGAAGAACGGTCGCTCGGCCTGCCCGCGGGCGCGCTGGAGCTGCCGCTGATCCTGTGCGATCGCCTGATCGCGCGCGACGGCCAGCTCTATTACCCCGTCTCGGACGATCCCGCCGCACCGTGGGTATCGGAGGCCTACGGCAATGCCACGCTGTGCAACGGCAAGCTCTACCCGTACGTGGAGGTCGAGCCGCGCCGCTATCGCCTGCGCCTGATCAATGCCGCGAACGCGCGCCACTTCGAGCTGAGCCTCTCCAGCCGGCGGCCCTTCCTGCAGATCGGCAGCGACCAGGGCCTGCTCTCCGCGCCGCTCGAACGCATGCGCGTGGAGCTGTATCCGGCCGAGCGCGCCGATGTGCTGGTGGATTTCGCGGGATTGGACGGCCAGTCGGTCGAACTGCGCCAGCCGGGCGAGCCCATCCTGCAGTTCCGCGTGCGCAATGGCGGACGCCGCGATGCCGGGGCGCCACCCATTCCCTCGACGCTGCGCAAAGTGCCGCGCATCGATCTGGCGAATGCCGTGCGCGAACGCATTCTCACCGTCGGTGAAATGGACGATGCCAACGGCAATGCCATGATGATGACGCTGGGCGGCCATCACTGGTCCGATCCGATCACCGAGGATCCGATGCAGGACAGCACCGAGATCTGGAGCCTGGTCAACCTCACCGGCGACGCGCATCCCATCCACCTTCATCTGGTGCGCTTCCAGATCATCGAGCGCCGCCCCTTCGACCTGTTCGCCTGGAACGAGCGCAAGGAACTCAAGTACACCGGCCCCGGTCAGCCGCCGCCTCCGCACGAGGCCGGCTGGAAGGACACCGTGCGCGCGGACCCCGACATGGTCACTCGCATCATCATGCGTTTCGAGGGCGAGCCCGGCAAATACGTGTGGCATTGCCATCTGCTCGAGCATGAAGACAACGAAATGATGCGGCCTTTCAAGCTGTTGCCGCGCGCCTGAAAAACACGCATTTTTCTGCGTTGACGCAAGGACTTGCGTTGTCTTGCGGGTGTCATCTGCACGGCCTTCGCTGTCGTTTTGCTGCCAACGCACCGTCATCGGCGAGGGCCATGCTCCGCGCCGGTCGATGCGACGCAATGCGCTCGCGCCGACTGCATCAGGGGGACCACGCGATTGCAGTCATGCAAGCTGCAGGAGTCCAAGTCATGCCCATGCTTCACGGCCGTATGCGCCACTTGCCGTTGGTGTCCGCCGCGCTCGCCACTCTGTTGGCCGGCGCCGCGGGCGCGCAGACCACAGCGCCCGACCAGGACGCCACATTCCGCCACGGCGTTCCAGGCGTCGGCACCAGTCCGCGGCCCGGCGTTCCGGGCGGCATCGTCACGCTGCACCGCCCTTCGGATCCGGACGACCGCAGCGGCCGCACGCGCACGCCCATCAAGCACGTGATCCTGCTGATCGGCGAGAACCGCACGTTCGACCACGTGTACGCCACGTATACGCCGCCCAAGGGGCAGAGCATCCGCAACCTGTTGTCGGAAGGCATCGTGAATGCCGATGGCACGCCGGGCCCCCATGCCGCGCTCGCCAAGCAATGGCGCGCCACGGACACCGGCAAATTTGCTCTCGCGCCGACACGCACCGAGCCCTACGCGATGCTGCCGGCGATGAACACCGGCGGTGCGCCCACACAGCCGTACTTCGCGTCGGCTTCGCAAGCCCAGGCGGTCGAGCCTGGCCTGCCCGACGATGCCTACGGCCAGCTCGCCAACGGCGGCACGGGCCTGCCGCAACACGTGGTCGACACGCGCTTCCCCACGCAGTTGCCCAACGCGCCGGTCGATATGAGCGCGTCTCTGAGCTACGACGACTACGCCAACAGCCCGGTGCATCGTTTCTTCCAGATGTGGCAGCAGCTGGACTGCTCCACGGCCGCCGCCACGCCGGCGAATCCGAGCGGTTGCCGCAACGACCTGTTCCCCTGGGTGGAGACCAGCGTAGGCGCAGGCAGCAACGGCAAGGCCAAGCCCGTCAACTTCGACGAGCAGACTACCGGCGAAGGCTCGACCGCCATGCAGTTCCTCAACATGGCCAAGGGCGACGCGCCGTACTTTGCGGAACTGGCGCGCGACTACACGCTCAGCGACAACTTCCACCAGTCGGTGATGGGCGGCACCGGCGCCAACCACATCATGCTCGGCTACGGCAGCCTCATCTATTACGCCGACGCACAGGGTCGCCCGGTCGCGCCGCCGGCCAATCAGATCGAGAACCCCGACCCGATGCCAGGCACCGACAACTGGTACACCCAGGACGGCTACGGCGGCGGCTCCTATGTGAACTGCGCGGATGAAAGCCAGCCCGGCGTGGCCTCGGTGAAGGACTATCTGCGCAGCCTGCCGTACCGCACGTTCCGCGGTGGCGATTGCCAGCACGGCGCCTATTACCTGGTGAACAACTACAACCCCGGCTACCTCGGCGACGGCACGCCCGCGCCGCTCGGGGCCGACCAGTTCACCATCCCGCCGACGCGGCAGGAGAACCTCGCCCTGTTGCTCAGCCGCCATCACGTGAGCTGGAAGTACTACGGCGAAGGCTGGGGCGACGGCAAGGAGAACGGCGAAGCCGGCACGTTCTGCAACATCTGCGACCCTTTCCTCTACTCCACCCAGGTGATGACCGACCCCAAGCTGCGCGCCAACAACCAGGACATCAACGACCTCTACCGCGACATCCAGAACAATACGCTGCCTGCGGTGGCCATCGCCAAACCGGACGCGCTCCTGGATGGCCATCCGGCTTCCTCGAAGCTGGGTCTCTTCGAAGGCTACGTGAAGAAGATCGTGGACATGGCGAAGGCCAACCCCGAGGTGTGGAAGGACACGGCGATCGTCGTGACCTTCGATGAGGGCGGCGGCTACTGGGATTCGGGCTACATCCAGCCGATCGACTTCTTCGGCGACGGCACGCGCATCCCGATGCTGGTGATCTCGCGCTTCTCCACCGGCGGCCGCGTGGTGCACACGTACTACGACCACGTCTCCTTCGACAAATTCGTCGAGGCCAACTGGCGCCTGCATGAAACCATCTCGCCGCGCGGACGCGACAACCTGCCCAACCCGCGTACGCGCCCCGGCGATCCTTACGTACCCGTCAACGCGCCTGCGCTCGGCAACATGATGGACATGTTCGACTTCGGCAGCTTTGTGGCGCGCCATGACGAGGATGAGGACGCCGACGCCCTGCAGGACTGAGGCCCGAGCCCACCCGTCCCGTGCCATGGGGCACGGGACCGCCGTGCCGGCGTCGCAGGGAGGCGGCGCCGGCTGAGTGCCGACCTGACGGACGAACCGATGCCATTCGCTCATTTCCTGGCGCGGCTGGGCCGCGCCTTATGCGTCACCCTCCTGCTGTCGTCCTTCATCGCCCCGCATGTCCACGCCGATGCCGGGGATTTCCAGGCCATGCCGGGCCTGTGGAAGGTCGTCACGCGTACCATCGGCCCGGCCGGTCGCGAAACGGTCGCGTGGCATTGCGTGGACGAAGACGCCGATCCCTGGCAGTCGTTTGCGACGTTGTCGCCGCCGGGCAGCTCCTCATGCGAGCGCGCCGACGCGCACCGCAGCCGTACCTCGCTGACCTGGGATCTGCGCTGCGCTGCGCCCGGCGTCCTGCACGGCAGGATCGCTTTCGATTCACCGGAGCACTACGAAGGCGCGCTCGTCGTGGATGGCGGCAGACCGTCGCTCCAGGTGGAAGGCCGCCGTTACGCTGCCTGCACCAGCCCCAACGATTGAGTGAGCGTCAGGTATTGAGCAGCGTAGTGGTCGCGGACGTTCCGGCTTCGCGCTGCGCGAAGTAGTGGCGCGTCCGCCGGCTGAAGACCGCCCAGCCCGCGTAGCACAGCGGGAACGCGGGCAGGAGCAGGGACATCAAGCCGCCTTTGCCGGTGAGAAGCATGCCCAGCTGCATGAGCGCCAGCGGACCCAGCGGTAGCGCCAGCAGTGCGAAAAGCACGAAGCGCGCGCGTCGTTTCTTCCGCAAGGTGGCAAGGGCCGCCCAGCCGAGCAACAGGCCGACGACCAGCAGCCCGACCGGCGCGGCGAGCGGGATGCCCATCTTCGCCAGCGCATCGGGTTTGACCACATGCACGATCGGCAGGGCCAGCGACAGGAGCAGCAGGGCGCACGCCGCGGCGATGCTGACACCAGCCGTCCATTGCAGGCGTCCGGGCATGAGTCCCTTCGCATGGCGGGCCAGGCGATCGTGGTTCCACAGATAGATCGCCGGCGTGCTCAGCAGCGTGAGCAGCTGCGATACCAGCAGACCGCCGACGATCGCCACGCCCAGCGGCTGGCGCATCTCCGAGCCCACGCCGAAGCCGATCGCCAATGGCAGCGCCGCACCCATCGCCACCAGCGTGGTCATGGTGATCGGGCGGAAACGCACCAGGGCTGCCTCGCGGATTGCCGCGGGCGGTGCCAAGCCACGTTCCCGTTGCGCGACCAGGGCAAAGTCGACCATCAGGATGGCGTTCTTCTTCACGATGCCGATCAGCATCAGGATGGCGATGATCGCCATCAGGGTCAGCTGCATCTGCGTCACCAGCATGGCCAGGAACGCACCGGCGCCCGCCGCGGGCAGCGTGGAAAGAATGGTCAGCGGATGGCCTAGGCTCTCGTACAGAATGCCGAGCACGATGTACATGGCGAGTACCGAGGCGAGCAGCAGCACCATGCCGTTCGACTTGGCCTGTTGCAGGCGCTGGTTCTCGCCGGCGAACTCCACGCGCACGCCGGCTGGCAAGCCCACCGCGATCGCCGCCTGGTTGACCAGGGCGATGCCGCGATCCTGCTGCACCTTGTCTGCCAGGTTGTAGCGGATAGTGGACGCTTCCAGCTGGTTGTGGTGGCGGATGCGCAGCGGCGCCACGTTGGGTGCGATGTGCGCCACTGCCGACAGCGGAATCATCACGCCCTGCGTGTTGCGCACGCGGATATTGAGCAGCGCTTCCGGACTCAGCGATTCAGCCGCCGCCGAGGTCAGCACCACCCAGTACTGGTTGATGTCCGAGTAAATCACCGAGACCTGGCGCTGGCCGAACGAGTTGTAAAGGGCCGAATCGATGGTGCCCAGGCCCAGGTGCAGGCGGCCCGCCGCTTCCCGGTCGACTTTCAGCAACTGCTGCTTGCCGGTGAGGTCGAAGTTGCTGGTCACATCGCGAAGGTCCTTCAGCGTGCGCATGTAACGCACCATCTTCAGGGTCCAGGGCTGCAGGTCTTCACCGTTGGTGCCGATCAGCTGGAACTCGTACTTGCCGCCGCCGTCGCCGCTGCCGCCGCCAAGGAACTGCACCAGACTCAGGGAGACCTTCACGTCGGGCAGCACGTCGTACTGCTTGGAAAGTCGTTCCATGACCTTCTTGGCGCTCTCGTGCCGGTCGTTCGGCCCATCGCCGCGGGGCTTGAGGTCCACGAACATGCTGCCGGCGTTGCCGACGCCACCGGTGCCGTCGTTGGCACCCAGCGTGGTCAGCACGTCCAGCACCGCCGGGTCCTTCCGCATGATCTCGGCGGCCTTCTTCGCGCGCTCCGCCATCAGCGTGGGCGAGATGTTCGCGTCGGCCCGGATGTCGCCCTGGATCATGCCGATGTCTTCCTCGGGCATGAAGTTGCCGCCCGCGGTGGCCACCACGGCAGCGCCGAGCAGGAAGGTGCAGAGCAGGAGGATGGCCGGCTGCCAGCGCATCAGGCGG
It contains:
- a CDS encoding DUF3617 family protein codes for the protein MPFAHFLARLGRALCVTLLLSSFIAPHVHADAGDFQAMPGLWKVVTRTIGPAGRETVAWHCVDEDADPWQSFATLSPPGSSSCERADAHRSRTSLTWDLRCAAPGVLHGRIAFDSPEHYEGALVVDGGRPSLQVEGRRYAACTSPND
- a CDS encoding alkaline phosphatase family protein — its product is MPMLHGRMRHLPLVSAALATLLAGAAGAQTTAPDQDATFRHGVPGVGTSPRPGVPGGIVTLHRPSDPDDRSGRTRTPIKHVILLIGENRTFDHVYATYTPPKGQSIRNLLSEGIVNADGTPGPHAALAKQWRATDTGKFALAPTRTEPYAMLPAMNTGGAPTQPYFASASQAQAVEPGLPDDAYGQLANGGTGLPQHVVDTRFPTQLPNAPVDMSASLSYDDYANSPVHRFFQMWQQLDCSTAAATPANPSGCRNDLFPWVETSVGAGSNGKAKPVNFDEQTTGEGSTAMQFLNMAKGDAPYFAELARDYTLSDNFHQSVMGGTGANHIMLGYGSLIYYADAQGRPVAPPANQIENPDPMPGTDNWYTQDGYGGGSYVNCADESQPGVASVKDYLRSLPYRTFRGGDCQHGAYYLVNNYNPGYLGDGTPAPLGADQFTIPPTRQENLALLLSRHHVSWKYYGEGWGDGKENGEAGTFCNICDPFLYSTQVMTDPKLRANNQDINDLYRDIQNNTLPAVAIAKPDALLDGHPASSKLGLFEGYVKKIVDMAKANPEVWKDTAIVVTFDEGGGYWDSGYIQPIDFFGDGTRIPMLVISRFSTGGRVVHTYYDHVSFDKFVEANWRLHETISPRGRDNLPNPRTRPGDPYVPVNAPALGNMMDMFDFGSFVARHDEDEDADALQD
- a CDS encoding multicopper oxidase domain-containing protein is translated as MKSSRRRFLLGAGSLLAYPLLGDAPRASPAMSMPEGRMAPQLAEPSKPLVNPATLARFVDALPIPPVARADTHRTHPAYPGRQLPCYRMDMRAFATRLHRDLPPTTLWGYQGSFPGPTLEAMRGEPFLVEWANALPSRHLLPVDHTIHGAEKHQPEVRTITHVHGARVPADSDGWPEDAYPPGRSLLCHYPNAQDAATLWYHDHAMGITRLNIYAGLLGAYLLRDPEERSLGLPAGALELPLILCDRLIARDGQLYYPVSDDPAAPWVSEAYGNATLCNGKLYPYVEVEPRRYRLRLINAANARHFELSLSSRRPFLQIGSDQGLLSAPLERMRVELYPAERADVLVDFAGLDGQSVELRQPGEPILQFRVRNGGRRDAGAPPIPSTLRKVPRIDLANAVRERILTVGEMDDANGNAMMMTLGGHHWSDPITEDPMQDSTEIWSLVNLTGDAHPIHLHLVRFQIIERRPFDLFAWNERKELKYTGPGQPPPPHEAGWKDTVRADPDMVTRIIMRFEGEPGKYVWHCHLLEHEDNEMMRPFKLLPRA